A part of Arthrobacter dokdonellae genomic DNA contains:
- the dapF gene encoding diaminopimelate epimerase produces the protein MTEAAVPLTGLRFAKGHGTGNDFVLVADPDGERDIAPEQVALLCDRHRGIGGDGLIRAVRSMHLPEGAALLADNPDAEWFMDYRNGDGSLSEMCGNGVRVFVHFLIDQGLASLAEGEALTIGTRGGVKVVARTGTGYRVDMGPWEFIFPEQAGERGTDSLVEAAGLDVARPALSVSMGNPHTVVALADLAELEGTRLGAAPAVTPVPPYGTNVEFAVPADPLVTDDVGHITMRVHERGVGETLSCGTGACAAAVATRFWAGATAPDDWAVAVPGGTVGVRFFPGADGREHVELSGPAVIVADGVLA, from the coding sequence ATGACTGAAGCAGCTGTGCCATTGACCGGGCTCCGTTTTGCCAAGGGCCACGGCACCGGCAACGACTTCGTCCTCGTCGCCGACCCCGACGGGGAACGCGACATCGCCCCGGAGCAGGTGGCGCTGTTGTGCGACCGCCACCGCGGGATTGGTGGCGACGGGCTCATACGCGCCGTGCGCTCCATGCACCTGCCGGAAGGCGCGGCGCTGCTCGCGGACAACCCCGACGCCGAATGGTTCATGGACTACCGCAACGGCGACGGCTCGCTGTCCGAGATGTGCGGCAACGGCGTGCGGGTCTTTGTGCATTTCCTGATCGACCAGGGCCTGGCCTCCCTCGCCGAGGGGGAGGCGTTGACCATCGGCACCCGCGGCGGCGTCAAGGTCGTGGCCCGGACGGGGACCGGCTACCGCGTCGACATGGGACCCTGGGAGTTCATCTTCCCCGAGCAGGCCGGGGAACGCGGCACGGATTCGCTCGTGGAGGCCGCCGGCCTGGACGTGGCCCGCCCGGCCCTGTCGGTGAGCATGGGCAACCCGCACACGGTGGTGGCCCTGGCGGACCTCGCCGAACTTGAGGGCACACGGCTCGGCGCGGCGCCGGCCGTGACCCCCGTCCCGCCCTACGGGACCAACGTTGAATTTGCCGTGCCTGCCGATCCCCTGGTGACGGACGACGTCGGCCACATCACCATGCGCGTGCACGAGCGTGGCGTCGGGGAGACCCTCTCCTGCGGCACGGGGGCCTGCGCGGCGGCGGTCGCGACCCGCTTCTGGGCCGGCGCCACCGCCCCGGACGACTGGGCCGTGGCCGTGCCGGGCGGGACGGTGGGCGTGCGCTTCTTTCCCGGTGCGGACGGCCGCGAACACGTCGAGCTGAGCGGGCCGGCCGTGATCGTGGCCGACGGAGTGCTTGCCTAG
- a CDS encoding class I SAM-dependent methyltransferase has product MGTQGADHYFTSQPSTPLKRRPLTVWLAGAERTLQTAGGIFSPDGVDKGTTVLLNGAPPPAAEGNLLDIGCGWGPVALTLALRSPGAAVHAVDVNERSIELTTDNAKALGLSNVHASTPDAVDPELRFNTIWSNPPIRVGKAELHSILLMWLPRLADGGTAYLVVQKNLGADSLQRWLAAELDERFPEASFKVSRDSTHKAFRILKVVRR; this is encoded by the coding sequence GGCGTCCGCTGACGGTGTGGTTGGCTGGCGCCGAACGCACACTGCAGACCGCGGGCGGCATTTTCAGCCCGGACGGTGTGGACAAGGGCACCACCGTCCTGCTGAACGGTGCCCCGCCGCCGGCCGCCGAGGGAAACCTTCTGGACATTGGCTGCGGCTGGGGGCCGGTGGCGCTGACCCTGGCCCTGCGCTCCCCCGGCGCCGCCGTTCATGCGGTGGATGTCAACGAGCGCTCCATCGAACTCACCACCGACAACGCGAAGGCCCTGGGCCTGTCCAACGTCCACGCGTCCACGCCCGACGCCGTCGACCCGGAGCTGCGCTTCAACACCATCTGGTCCAATCCGCCCATCCGCGTCGGCAAGGCCGAGCTGCACTCCATCCTGCTGATGTGGCTGCCCCGGCTGGCCGACGGCGGCACCGCCTACCTGGTGGTGCAAAAGAACCTCGGCGCGGATTCCTTGCAGCGCTGGCTGGCCGCGGAACTGGACGAACGCTTCCCTGAGGCGAGCTTCAAGGTCTCCCGCGACTCAACGCACAAGGCGTTCCGGATCCTGAAGGTTGTCCGGCGGTAG